The genomic segment GTTATACCTGAAACAAACGGacgtgaagaaaaaaaaaaaaaagagaaaccaaagaagAGGACATGGGAACTCTGGACAACGTTTCTATGACCAGGCTGAGGAGACGTCATTGTTACGGTTCCTCTAGAAACAAAACTCTTTCAGCTGTCAACAAACAGTAAACTCTTGTTCATACCAGTTCTCTTCTATATTTACGAAAGAGAGAGTGATCTTTAAAATAACGAAGCAATTAGAGcaattaaggaaaaaataaataaacttaacaaatcgaaatcaaaagccaataataattatactaAAGTACCATCATAGAATAAAACAGCATACATACTAGAGTAGCATAGAATAAAACAACATACAAGAGGAGTACACCATACAAAAGTATGAGACGGCATTCTGATGAGTACACCATACAAAAGTAAAGTATGAAACGGTTCAAGCATTCAGAGAGGGTTAAAGCATTCTGAAACACATTCATCAGAGAGTAGCAGAGAGAGCCTTGTTGATAGACACTAACGTAGGGACCTCAACCATAGGATCATACCACTCAACTTTCCCCCAAATTTCACAAGTATTGCGCCTTTCAAGCGCAATCTCCGCACACCAAAGCATATCCGTACTGACGTGAGGGCGGTTCCACAAAACAACTAGCTTTCCACCATAATTAGCCATTTTAACAAAAGGATCATCCGGAGGTAACTTGGGTAGTCCTACCAAACCCATCACATTGCTCCACGTTCTTACCTGAGGGTCATACCATCTCAGAACTCGGTCAGAAGCAAGCGAGTACAAAACATCATCTATCTCGCaataacaatctgaaagcaAATATTGAGACATGGCTTGTCCAACGTTTTCCCAGCAACCTTCCACTGGATTGTAACCAACCATGATCCCCCAATTCCCCACGTAGACTTTTCCGCCAATACATGTGCTTAGGGTGATAAGCTTGCCTTGTGCCAAGCTGCAATGGATAGGCACCAGATCACAGGcttgttgtgtttttgttgtgtctAAAACCGTGAAGGAGTTCTTCATGGAATAATCCGCCGGGGCATCATCTGCTTTGTACCATCCTGCTACGTATATCTTTTGATCAAGGACGCTAGCAGTGACTGTACTACTTAGCTCCACTGGCAAGCTTGGAGCCTCGCGCCACGTGTGAGACGTACAATCCAGAATCCAGACACTAGAGGAGGACGCTTTACCGTTGGATGGGGTTCCAAGGTTATAGATATCAGAACCAACCGCCACGAGGTTTCCATTCGTGACCAGAGGAGAATGGGGAAATGGGACTCTAGCCAAAGCATAACCACTtgacttcatctcctcctccttatCACTAAGGGTTCGATCAGGTTTCCGGCAGAGGGTGAACCAGGCAGGGCCCTTTCCTGGAGGCAATATATCCATGCACACATAGAGACGACTCTCCATGCGTCCCAAGAGTGACCGTATCTTGTAAAGGCCCGGTGAAGACAGGAGAGATCGAAAGCTCTTGGAGACCAGTGAGAGAATCGGATAGTATAATATTGGGACGCGTGCGATGATTAACAATAGCAAATCATCGGGAAGTGACGGATTTGGGGTCGATTGCGGCGTCGTCGTCgttgtcttcctcttcttccggTTGCTTCCAGGATTTGACACTCAAACGTGGAAATAGTAAAAAAttcaccaatcaaaatacaacaaaaccaccatgtcatatttataaaataaatcaaaattaaaataaagaaaaataaaataaattaaggaaacaaattatgtagacgttttttttattaaagaaaatatatcggtttaggtttataaaaaagaattagggttaaattttacaactaaacaaaattatatgtcggctttggtttataaaaaaatggttagagttaaacgaaattatatatcggtttgggttgtggtcagggtttagattttataactaaaataaactATGTGtaggtttggatttacaaaagagtggttagagttttaaatttttataattaaacaaaattatatgtcggttttggATTTACGTAAGAGtgattaaggtttagattttaaaattaaacaaaattatatgtcggtttgggtctacaaaagagtggttaggttctagattttataatcaaacgaaattatatgtcggtttgggttcacaaaaaattgttaggatttagattttataattaaataaaattgtattttcaaTTTGTGTGATTTcggtttagatgttataattaaaaactacaatataatgatatacataatttgtttccataATTGATAGGGAATGAATAAAAGAGATTCACCCCTAGAATTGtccaaaaatctatatatatatatacagctcgttctcaaagaaaaaatattgggttcacccctaaggGTGAACCTCTATTATTCACCTCTCttaattaatcaatcaaaatacaacaaaacgttatgtcatatcatatttacaaaataaatctaaattaaaatagaaagacaaacaaattaaggaaaaaaattctgtagattttttaataaggaaattaagtcggtttggtttataagGGAATGATTAGAGtgtagtttttacaattaaacaaaattaaatgtcggtttgggtttacaaaatagtgattagggtttagattttacaattaaatgaaattatatgtcggtttgggtttataaaatagtggttagggtttagattttataattaaacaaaatcatatgtcggtttgagtttacaaaagagtggttagggtttagggtttagattttataattaaacgaaattatatatcggtttgggtttacaaaagaatggttagggtttagggtttagattttacaatcaaagaaatttatatgtcggtttgggtttataaaatagtggttagggtttagattttacaattaaagaaaattatatgtcggtttgggtttataaaatagtgtttagaatttaaattttacaattaaacaaaattgtatttcaatttaggtttataaaagagtggttagagtttagattacAGAATTAAACACAACTAGGGGataccccgtgctacagcacgggtgtatattttttgttagtaatttgtttttgtagttttcctttttcttgatttatgtacttaaacttattttctaagTTTATATAGTGTTAATTTGGATATAAAAACATAGTATGTTGGTACTTTGCATAATATAGCTTCTTACGGAAACAGAGACACCGCAATATTGAATAGTAGCTATGTAAGAGGATATGACTTTGGTCTTTGGATTTTAGCTTCAATTCGTTTtccctaaaatatataaaaaataaaaacaaaattgagatttaaattttaaggatataatgtatttttaaaacatatacatagaggttttaataaaaatataaatgggtttttaccttctcatcaaccaaaatcaaacatatgtAGGTGAACAAATAGAGAAGATGCTTTACTCTTGGCAATGAATAGAGATATACAATATCATATATCcctatatatagtataaaaaaaactttgtgagCAAGCAAAGcttcataatttaattataattggATATAGTATTAGGAAAATATTGAATGCTAATGAAGGTATTGATGGAATTAGTTTAGAAAATCtgtgaaaataagataattttgaaattaagattagatataaaaagaatatgatTCCACTTGTGCTTTTGAGATTGACGCCAAACTAAACAATggaatatatttatgatataatgAGATTTGTatcatttctattaattattaattatgctaattaaagaatatattaaaaagtttgcAAGAATTATAAATTCGAATATGCTATTATATTCACTTAGAAGATTATTAGTTTCCAGAATCTAGGACCTATCAATATTTGCTAAATCAATATCCGATTTTTATGGATTACTTTTGTTAAGTTTGTTCTAACAGTTAATGAcgatttgatttaatttttattgttctaGCAGATCAATCTcggtaattaaggaaatatctgaatttttggtaattaaaatctatggttttcatttaaataccttaaaggaaaatgaaatcagagtgtttgcctataacgaataactctggttgggatcttaaataactaatcttgaatgaaataatatactggATCCGAAAAAGATTAAtctggagtacaaacagatccgcaggttttttttccttctgttgtCGGATATtttaggatccgcgtcccgacccatAATTTTTTAAGTGATAGATTGAGGGCATAATGATCATTTGTCAAAAacgaaactataggttaatttgattaaattttgtgattctctaatcatttttaacgAAAAACCTACCCAAAACCAAGTTATGGTCCATTTTGAGTCTAGGGattacttctgctttaatagtatatattatatgtcggtttgaatttataaaaatgcaacttgaatttaaatgttataattaaaaaactataatataatgtttataattaaaattgaattatatacAGATtgtatttctttaattaataatttgtttctttaattaataaggagtgaataagagaggttcacccataggggtgaacccaagaattgtccgttctcaaatcatcatcatcatcatgatcatatCCCTAGCTGTTTTTATCTCTCTAGAGAGAGTAAGCTTTCAAATCCCGAACTCGTAGCAAGTTTGTCTGGTTTAGGAGGTTTTTGAACTCATGCCTTATaagattgattgttttgtttactgagagatcaaaataaaaaagatatacTTTGAACATCATGCCTTATTGATCGTTTCTTCATCTGATTATTACTTTTCAAGTGGCTCAATTGCTCAGAGCTTACCTGTTTATTATACAttctaaaaccttttttttatatataattataaaagatCGATTTGTTCGTTGTCTACTTAATATGGGTAGGTAGAGACTATCATCCCTATTCGTTAATATCTATGCTATACGTGTAACTCTGATTTAAGGAACTTTCGTATATATTGAATTAATTGTTAACCAGTTTAAACAACAGATCATTTGAACGACAATTttaagagtttaaaaaaaaaaaaaacatagattataaaaagatgaaaaacaaattaaataaaatgtaagaaaaatgtgTAAAGTATATGTATCaaatattagttatttattagtaaatgttGTAAACTATTagattttgtatcat from the Camelina sativa cultivar DH55 chromosome 12, Cs, whole genome shotgun sequence genome contains:
- the LOC104733306 gene encoding F-box/kelch-repeat protein At4g25710-like produces the protein MDHNLVLVSNPGSNRKKRKTTTTTPQSTPNPSLPDDLLLLIIARVPILYYPILSLVSKSFRSLLSSPGLYKIRSLLGRMESRLYVCMDILPPGKGPAWFTLCRKPDRTLSDKEEEMKSSGYALARVPFPHSPLVTNGNLVAVGSDIYNLGTPSNGKASSSSVWILDCTSHTWREAPSLPVELSSTVTASVLDQKIYVAGWYKADDAPADYSMKNSFTVLDTTKTQQACDLVPIHCSLAQGKLITLSTCIGGKVYVGNWGIMVGYNPVEGCWENVGQAMSQYLLSDCYCEIDDVLYSLASDRVLRWYDPQVRTWSNVMGLVGLPKLPPDDPFVKMANYGGKLVVLWNRPHVSTDMLWCAEIALERRNTCEIWGKVEWYDPMVEVPTLVSINKALSATL